In a genomic window of Gossypium arboreum isolate Shixiya-1 chromosome 9, ASM2569848v2, whole genome shotgun sequence:
- the LOC108455584 gene encoding probable leucine-rich repeat receptor-like protein kinase At1g35710, with product MVVTEKCDVYSFGVLALETLMGKHPCELLVSLSASFSKNIMLSDILDPRLSLPSDRRVAKDIVFAATVAFACLRSNPKFRPTMKCASQEFRSRKRPVADRLQAISLLQLKEHDLYMDDEAKIQSQKSGEIVELHASSST from the coding sequence ATGGTTGTAACTGAAAAATGCGATGTCTATAGTTTTGGAGTATTGGCACTTGAAACACTCATGGGAAAGCATCCTTGTGAACTCTTGGTATCACTATCGGCATCATTTTCCAAGAATATAATGTTAAGTGATATTTTAGATCCACGTTTATCGCTTCCAAGCGATCGAAGAGTTGCAAAGGATATTGTTTTTGCTGCAACAGTGGCCTTTGCTTGCTTAAGGTCGAACCCAAAGTTCCGACCAACAATGAAGTGTGCGTCTCAAGAATTTCGTTCCCGGAAAAGACCAGTGGCAGATCGTCTCCAAGCTATCTCTCTGCTGCAACTCAAGGAGCATGATCTGTATATGGATGATGAAGCCAAAATTCAATCTCAGAAGTCAGGGGAAATTGTTGAACTCCATGCTAGTTCTTCAACTTGA